A window from Argopecten irradians isolate NY chromosome 3, Ai_NY, whole genome shotgun sequence encodes these proteins:
- the LOC138318113 gene encoding trans-L-3-hydroxyproline dehydratase-like, whose amino-acid sequence MSEVHHGVEIRTREMHTGGEPLRVIESGFPSPRGDTILDKIRYTREKLDSYRKFLMYEPRGHFDMYGALLVPADNTKADLATIFMHNEGYSTMCGHAVIALGRYAVDSGLVQSPSSPETRVAIQCPCGLVEAFVEYKDGKTGNVRFNSVPAFVFATDVAIDVPGYGHVTVDIVYGGAFYAFVDDTQYNFRLGEVSIQEVRNAAGATTDALKKKLKLSHPDSDDLAFLYGTIVTDGQDGKDGSRDTQSSNVCVFAERQIDRSPCGSGVTARIARQYHKGYVKLGQAKTFLGPSQAKFTAKAVKEMTYGGFKAVVVEVSGKGHYCGSSTFSLEEDDVIGRGFLLQ is encoded by the exons ATGTCTGAGGTACACCACGGTGTTGAAATTCGAACAAGAGAGATGCATACGGGCGGGGAACCATTGCGAGTGATAGAATCTGGTTTCCCCTCTCCTCGGGGCGACACAATACTCGACAAAATTCGGTACACAAGGGAAAAGCTGGACTCTTATAGAAAATTTCTGATGTATGAGCCACGAGGTCACTTTGACATGTATGGAGCACTGTTAGTGCCAGCGGACAATACGAAGGCCGATTTGGCCACAATATTCATGCACAATGAGGGTTATAGCACGATGTGTGGACATGCGGTTATCGCCCTTGGACGGTACGCCGTGGATTCGGGGCTAGTCCAGAGCCCTTCCAGTCCAGAGACACGCGTGGCGATCCAGTGTCCCTGCGGATTGGTGGAGGCGTTCGTGGAATATAAAGACGGGAAAACCGGAAACGTCCGATTTAACAGTGTTCCAGCTTTTGTCTTCGCTACAG ATGTTGCTATAGATGTCCCAGGCTATGGTCATGTGACTGTAGACATTGTGTACGGGGGAGCGTTCTACGCCTTCGTGGACGACACGCAGTACAACTTCCGGTTGGGAGAGGTTTCTATACAGGAAGTGAGGAATGCGGCCGGGGCTACTACAG ACGCCCTGAAGAAGAAGCTGAAGCTAAGCCACCCTGACAGCGACGATCTTGCTTTCCTGTATGGTACCATTGTTACTGACGGACAAGATGGAAAGGACGGGTCCAGGGATACACAGTCATCCAATGTGTGCGTCTTTGCAGAAAGACAG ATTGACCGATCCCCATGCGGTTCCGGAGTAACGGCCAGAATCGCCAGACAGTATCATAAAGGTTATGTCAAACTGGGACAAGCCAAAACATTTCTGGGGCCATCTCAAGCTAAATTCACCGCCAAAGCTGTTAAGGAAATGACGTATGGCGGATTCAAGGCAGTCGTGGTGGAAGTTTCCGGTAAAGGTCACTACTGTGGGTCATCTACATTTTCTTTAGAGGAGGATGACGTCATAGGTCGAGGCTTTCTTCTGCAATGA